ACGATGCGTGAACGGGAGAAGCGCGGGTGTTCAGCGCCGAAACTCGAGCCGGAACACGAGTCGAAATCACCAGTAGAGACGCCGTGGCAGCGGCGAGGATCCACGTGCGACTACGCATCGTCCCCTCGCGTgtacgacgaggacgacaataAACGCTGCAACTGCCTGGCATGGTGAGAAGCGAACGTGTTTTCAAAACGCGGCAGCCGCAACAAGACGGCGTCTCCGTACGACGAGCTCTCGTGTCCCGCATAGTGAGGATTGTGTAACGTTGGTGTTGTTTGATGCTGTGGTGGTAAGTGTAGAAGAAACGTTGACGAACAAGGTCCTACTAGAGCGTCCCACAACGTTCGCAGTCAgctactgacagtgaaagtCTGTCTGGTATTGATTTACTGCACCTAGTAACAGTACAATGAGTCTTCTCGTTTGGAGCTGGAGCGTGCGGATAATAATGAGCTGGGCTACAAGAGGCAATGAGAACGAGAGGCCATTCCCACTGTGTTTGGGAAAACGTCGTGACAACGTAGAGAGTCACTCGCTCGGTCTGACTTGGCGGTGCTTCGGTGTGTGCGAGGGTTTATCGTCAGGAGACGGCTGGGAACGTCCGGGCACCGCTACGAATGAACTCGAATTTGACACACGTCACCATTCCTAGGAGTTCCGGACTCCGACTCAATAAGTAACTGGAAATCTCTGCAATATCCTTGTAACAAACGATCGAGGTGACTACCGGTCTCAACGCAACAAATAACAACAAACTTCAATTTGTCACCGTTCGTCATCCAATGGAGTCGATGGGCAACACGTCACGGAACCAACGAAGCCTCCCGCCAAAACGGTATAATTGTAAGTCTGTCTGTATTGTCCAGGATTCCTCCATTCTAGTGTTCTTCCCTCGAATTGTCTGTGTACCAATCCAAAATCCGGGTTCACTAGTGCAAGGAAGGTCCTTCTCCTCTTGACAGTGCGTATCACATCGAATTTGTGCTTTTTCCCATCGAGACACCTTTGGATCTTCAAAGTCTCCGGACGTGTGTGCGTTGTACATTTCACAGGTAGACTTACTTTATCATTACTGCTAGTTGACACTCCAATTGCATGCGCGCCGTTGTTGGGACCTCCAGTGACATCGCGTACCAATCCTATTTGCAACGGCAGCCGTCTCCCATGTCGGTCAAGGCGATGCGTTCCCACGTACCGACGAGACGCTCAAGGCAGCTATGGATACTGTTCCTGCTCGGTCACGCTTATAGCCTTCGTGCGTTGACGCCCCACAGTAAAGCCAACACGCACAGCAAGAAACCCATGTTCCAACACGCCTTGGCTATTCTCACCATGCCCAACAACAGTGTGGATCGCATTATCAACGAAGCTATTCTGGAAAAAGCCTTGCCCTCGGCACACAAACTTTCCGTTGTTTTGCGTTGTCAAGGAACGAACAAGCGCAGTGGAACTTCGACGTCGCCCTCGTTGGCAACGTTGCGTCGCTACGTTGGCGAAGTATATTCACAAATGTGGGATCTCGCCATGCACAGTCCACAACTCCTGGCGCAGCAGCAgtcgcaacaacaacaatcactCGACGAGAGTTCCCGCAACGCCGCCTCTCCCACAGACTTCTTTGTCCTCCCCGACGTTGTGGTCTACCCCCAAAATTTGCCCAACGCGGCACCGGAAAGCTGGATTCACATACAGAAAGATCTCGACCTCGTCTGCAGTGTGGATTCCATGGCTGGATGGATTTCCACACAAGCAACGGGACGGGGAGAACGCTACCAACGCATGCATGGGGATGGGCTGGGTGGCCTCGACGAGCACGTGCAAGCCATGAACAGTGAACGGGCCTTTCGAAATCTTGCACCCGTGCAAATACTGCACGTAAATCCCTCGGACTGTATGACCAACGCCGTCGTGGACCCGAACGtggtctttttggacgatgacgaagagaCCGAACGGTTACCGAAggtacaacaacaacaacatcgaAAAGGACAATCAAAAAGTATGGACCAGGGCGTGACGTGCAACGGCGGCGctgatgacgacgaagaatgTGATTTGATTCTCGGTGGAGCTCGCATAACGCAAGGACGATTATTCGATTCCGTTGCGGTCGGCGGCACGTTCGATGGCTTGCATTTTGGCCACCGCAAACTGTTAACCCTCGCCATGTCGTCGGTACATCCCGTCACGGGCTTGCTACTCGTTGGAGTCACGGTCGATGACATGCTCCGACGCAAACGCTTCGCGGAATATATCCCTTCGCTGCAAGCCCGTATGGAAGGCGTCCAGGACTTCTTGCACCGTCTCGCTCCGGGCATGAAGAACAACATCCGTATCGTCCCGATTCGAGACGCCTTTGGTCCACCAGGACAACCGGGTTGGCATTTTGACGCCCTTGTATTGAGTCATGAAACTCTCGAGACGGGGTACGCGCTCAACGAGCACCGCATCGAACAGGGCATGCATCCACTGACATTGTTGTGTACCCGACGAACCGAAGCACACGGCATGAGTAGCACGGCCTTACGACGCCGTCGCTCGTTGCAAACGAGCGCAACGGCGTCCAGCGCTCCCACACGAAACGCGGCGGTCCTaagacagcagcagcagcagcaaccaaCAAGGGATCAAAACAACACTTCAGCAGCAGCCGGATCCAGCAACGGAGCGAAGTCTCATCCCCATTCCACGTCCGTCAACGGACACGACTCTGCGGGGAGAAGGTCGGCCAATCCGCTTTAACGCAGCCACGGCACATTGAACCGGTTTGTACcattttttctttttacaCTACGTATTTGTTAATTCTACCTGAGTTACATAAGGATACACTTCACTCTAGTAGCTCTCCTTACATTAATTACTTGAGAATAAGACTGCCAGCTACTCTACCAATTGTGCGCCTCACAGGCAATGCAAGAATTCATGGTCAATAACCGGTACAGTGCAGACGCACCAGAAGACGATTTTTGTCTGTCTGTGGACCTAACGTAAccatcaaaagcttctcACGGATCGGCCAGAAATTGgttcgtttcttttcctACATTGCGGGCTAATAAAAAATAAATCCACTCGCAGTGGCAATACGCCAACAGATTCGTAATTCACGGGTTGTGGTTCATTGAATTCTATTCCAGACGGTACAAAGTCTGTGGCATGGCGGATCACAATGACGATATTCAAGGTGCTCTCGAGAGCGCCCTGAAGCCGTACGCGGACTCCATTGACGAAGACACCTTCAGCTATATTGCGTCGCTCTTGCAGGATGATCCGTATGATTCCGACGCCCGAGAAGCCGTCGGATCCTTGATCGTCGGATCGCTGCCCGACGAACAAGTGGATGGAGAAGAAGTATGTCGCAGTTTGTTTGCTTTATTGGATCTTGGTAGATATTCGACACCATGTGACAATGGAGAAAGTGTGCATATCCTTGAGAACGCCGATGGAAACGATGTTCTCTTCACGGGTAATTCTGTGGCGGCGCCGCGGAAACTAAACCAAGCCGTCACAATGAAAGCACAGGATATACAGACGTATGCTTCGGGACTGCGCGCAGAATCCTACAACGATGATCCAAAGGAAGAGATGAAGGAATCACAGATTGCCAGTTTTTACGCCAACATGATCGACGTTGGAAACACAGCGGCGCAATCCGAGCGTGTACGGCGCAAACAACGACAGAAAGAGATTCGCGAGCAAATGGAGCAAGAAGAGCGATCCCGAGCCATTCAGCAAGCGATGGAAATGTTGCAAACGACCGAAACCAATACGGTCGAATCTATGATGGAAAAGTCCGCTGACAATGGCGCGGACGTGCACTTTACCAATTTGGACTTGCCCAATTTACGCGGCGGGGGTCAACCTTTGCTGCAAAACGCTAACATTACCTTTTCTCGAGGTCGACGATACGGACTCATGGGACGGAACGGTTGCGGAAAGACCACATTGCTGACCTTTATGGCTAGTCGACAAATGGAAGGAGCCGTTCCGAAGCACATGAATATGGTCCTCGTACGTCAGGAAATCATGGGCAACAAATGGACGGCCGTCGAAACAGTTCTCAAGAGTGATGTCAAACGAGAATCGGTTAAGCGCTTTATTGCCTACTgtgaagaagaattggaaaaactGGATCAAGGCAACAAGAACCCAACCATCGAAGATGCCGACGACCGCGGCACGAACGatgaaagcaaaggcaaGAATGACGAAAGCAAAGGCCGACAAAAGCTTCGGGAGCGCAAACGACAAAACCTGCAAAAGTCTGCTCGCAAGGCAGCGGAATCTTCCACCACAGCACAAATGCAAGAGTCGAAAGATGCACAGCGACTCAAGCTCAACGAAAAGCTGGGATTGGCCTATCAGCGTTTGGCACAGgtcgaagaagaggaaggCGGGGATCCGGAACCGCGCGCACGCAAAGTATTGGCTGGCCTCggatttgcaaaagaaatgCAAGATAAGCCCACTGATGAACTTTCTGGAGGATGGCGGATGCGGGTATCGATTTCGTGTGCGCTTTTCGCAAATCCATCGTTATTGTTGCTCGACGAACCGACAAATCATTTGGATTTGGAAAGTGTTCTCTGGTTGGAGCGATATTTGACAACCACGTTTTCTGGTACGCTTGTGGTAGTCTCGCACGATCGGCACTTTTTGAACGAAGTGGTTACGGATGTCGTACATTTCCATCGCAGCCAATTGACCACTTATCGTGGAGATATATCCAGCTTTGAAGCAGTACGGGATGACGATCGTTTGCGGCAACAACGCCAGCGTGAGCAGCAAGAAGCAAAGCGAGCACATCTGCAGAAGTACATTGATTTACACGCACAAGCCGGTGAGAATGGTGTCAAGGCTGCTCGTCAACGAAAAAGTAAGATGAAGAAGCTTGACAAACTTGGAGTCATGGCACAGGACGGGAAGAAGTGGAAGGCGTCGTACGATGGCGATGCTGAAGAGGTTGAAGAAGtactcgacgacgaagaagtcatACTGAATTTTCCTGATCCGGGGGCTTTCGATGGTGACATTGTACGTTTGGAGCAAGTCAAGTTTGGGTATTCAGCCCAAAATATTTTACTAGAGACTGTCGATTTGACTGTCAATCTTAAGTCTCGAATTGCTCTACTCGGTCGCAACGGATGTGGAAAGTCAACCTTGATCAAGCTGGCGGTTGGGGCATTACAGTCGATGCAAGGCAAGGTCGTTATCGATCCCGGTGCCAAAATCGAGTACTTGGCGCAGCATCAACTGGAGCAACTCGATCCCGACGGTACTCCTTTGCAAACGATGGTAGACCGATATCCTGGAGATCACAGCAACACTCATATTGGTGAGCTACGCCGATATCTTGCAAACTTTGGCCTAGGCGGGGAGATCTTGCCCGTCCAAAAGATTCACACTATGTCGGGAGGTCAGAAATGCCGCGTTTGTCTGGCTTGCGCTATGTACCGCAAACCACACTTGCTGATCCTGGATGAACCGACGAATCACTTGGATCTCGAAACAACAGCAGCTCTAATTGACGCCATCAAAACGTTTCAGGGAGGCGTGCTCTTGGTCAGTCACGACCAGCACTTGTTGACTTCCGTATGTGAAGATTTGCTGGTAGTCGAAAACGGAAGAGTGGAAGTCTTGCGAGACGGGAACTCGAACGCCGATGCGTTCAATGCGTACAAGAAAGCTGTTGTTGCAGGCCGGCGATGATCATAAGGGTTTGCAAATATACAAGTCGCCCATCTAGCTAGCTTTTCTTATGAGCTTTTCGCTTGTGATATTTTGGCATCCAAAACGAGCAGGACAAATAGAAATGCGTCTGCCCCTGAGCCGTCCATAATaggtttcactgtcagcgatTCCACTCATTTTTTCATCATTGATCATCCCCTGTTGTTCTCATTTCGGATACCCTTCTTGATTGTGCCGACCACACAACTGGAAATTTAGAAAATAGAGACATGCCGGACCCGAGTGCAGCCAATACCATCGGTCTATCGCGTGCGGCAAAGAAAAGggccaagaaaaagcacaGGTCGACCGTGTCGGTCCGAGACACCACGGTTTCGACTAGCAGTAAGCCCCAGCCGTCATTAACATCCATGGAACCCAACAAACGGAGCCTGCTACCGGAGACTGCGGCACCTGAGACTGCAACAAAGATTAAGAAACCTCGAATGCAAAATCATGACTCTGTGTCATTTCATAACGACACTCAACAACCGGACCCTTCCTCCCTCGACGTTGGATCGGCTAGTTACGAAACGACATTACCAATGTTGCCTTCCTGCGAGTTTCTAAAAGagcttttgttgttggatgAAGAGAGCGTGGATTCACCCTTTAACGACCTCACGGCTCAAGAACGCGCGCAAGCCGTTTTGAACTTCTGTTTCGCTCCGTCACACGTGACGACAGCCGAATTCTACCATACATACTGGGAGACCAAGCCACTGTGTGTGCAGAGTACCGGAAAGCGACATCGGCATCGGTTTGACGGTTTCCTATCTAAAAAGCTGATCCAAGATATGACCTCTCAACACACCATGTACTACGGGCGGGATTTGAACGTGACCCGGTACGAAACGCAGCAAGATGGTGTCAAACGACGCGTTACCTTGGATATTGTTCACGTTAACGAAGCAACAGAAACGAGCGATGCGGTAGAAGACAATTTTGTTGTAGTCAACCACGACGAATTGTGGTCTCGTTTTGACCAAGGTTGTACGATTCGGTTACTTTGTCCACACAAACATTCGGATTCAACACATGGGTTGCTCAGTTTGTTGGAATCAGAATGGACGTGTATGATCGGTGCAAACGCCTACTTGACACCACCATCGGGGTCGCAAGGATTTGCTCCACATTACGACGACATTGAAGCCTTTTGTTTGCAGTTGGAAGGAAAGAAGCGGTGGAAAGTCTACGCCCCGTTGCAAAAGTCGGAACGCTTGCCCCGCACTAGCAGCGAAGATTATGTAGAAGCCGACTTGAGGGATGTGGAACCCGCGCTGGACGTTGTGCTCAAACCGGGAGATGTTTTGTACATGCCCCGAGGCTGGATTCATCAGGCATGCACGATCGATGGTACGGATGGTTATTCGTTGCACTTGACGGTTTCTGCCATGCAACAGTGGGCTTGGGCGGATTTAATGGAATTACTCCTACCGGAAGCCTTGCAATCGGCAGCATCTGGCGATTCCACCATGTTGCGCCAAGGACTACCACGTGGTTTTCTAAATTATATGGGTGCTATGTACGACCAAAAGGATACGGCGGAAATTCTTGAACAGAAGGCTGAGCAGGACAGGACCGCAGCGATGGACGAAACTGGAGGTGATGGCGAGGACGAATCGGGCGAGACTATAGACCACGACCATATAAAACGTAAAGAAATTCTAGTGCAGAATGAAAAGTTTCGAcaagaagccaaaaagaagataATGAAGGTTGCGAAAGAAGCGATAGATATGCTTGACGCAGCTTGTGATCAGATTGGCAAACGATTCTTGTCTGACCGAGTACCACCCGTGCTAACACACCTGGAACGTTCAATGACGGTGCACGAATCCGACGCGAAGGTATTACCGCAAACCTTGTGTCGTATGGCCCGCCCTGGTTCCGGAAGACTCGTTCTCGAAGCAGGTAAGGCTGTGCTGTATCACTGCGCAGACAATTCTCGAGTGTATCACGAATTACCACTCAGTCCAATGGAATTCGAAATGGACGACGCACCCGCGATGGAACAGCTATTGACCACCACGGAACACGATTGGGTTCGCGTAGCTGATTTGATTCACGACAGTATCGAAGACAAGGTAGGCGTAGCGCAGGCCTTGTACGACGAAGGCATTTTATGCATCCAAACAAGCGACATGTAGAAACCAAACACAGTGTTGAACGCAAATTATTTACACGATACAATGTATAGCGCGTGAAGAAGGTCCAAACTGGTCGTGTCAAAAACAGAGTTCAATAACGCTTCCgagttgtcgttgtcgttttATTGCCACTAGTGCTAAGAGTTGTCCGCCGAGGAGCCGTTTGGACTTCGTACCGTGACGGCATGGTGCGGGCAGCGATAACGTCGGCTAGCGAACTCCGTGGACTCGAGTGCAGCTGCTGTtgtttttgctgttgcgcAAATCTGCGCTGTCCCAATCGTTGTTTTCGGTacgattcgtcgtcggacCAAAAGCTACCTATTAGCACGGTCAAAAGGGCTCCGACCAATCCGCCCACCATGAGGATAATCGCGAACGCGGAAGGCGAGGCGTTTTCCTTGACGACAAGTTTTTGACGACGGTGTTTGATATAGGATTCAATCTTAGAAACCATAGTTCTGACGCGTCGACGTGTTTGGGTAATACCGAATTGCCGAAAAATCAACCGAAAGGAGCCGTCTTGAGCCACGTCCAAAAATGGTTTGACCGAAGTCAACCTCACAACGGCTTGGCCTTGTCCATCTTCGCTTTCTGCTTGGTGCTGTCGTGCTTCTTCGGAATCATCTCGCAGCACAACAGCATAGGTGATATAATTGCCTTCTGGATCGGGTCCCCGGTAAGAGCCCACGCTGCCtttgtttttgtgtgtgttctttttgtttttgccgGTGTTGTGTGCTTGCCTGCGTTCTTCGTTGAGATCGGGGTTGGACCCCAGGTAGACTCCGTCGTTGCTTGTTTTGACCGTTTCCGCATCAACGAGCTGCGATCGTGCAAAGGTGAGGGTGGTGGTTTTCTCCCAGCCCCGTGGAGAAATCTGCAATACACAATCCTGTGCGTGACAAGTCATCCAAAGTGAAGCGTTGTTGTAGCGCAAGGTCCGATACCCCGAGTAAATCATGAGTAGAAAAGTCAAGAGCAAGCCGTAACTGATTTTCGTCGCCGTGTCGGAATCTTTCCATTGCTTGACGAGCGGATTGGTCAAGTGAATGCTGGCTGCCGAACCATCCGGTTTCTTGTGATTGTCACGCCGAAAAAAGGGCTTGGAGTCCTGATTGGCAGAAGTCGTGGGTAGACCCAACGAGCCTCCACCTCCAGCGACACTACGTCGTAACATGCTACTCACGAAGGCAAGGAACAAAATATAACCAGAAGCAGCGCTAGAGATCTCCGTAAATTGCGATTGTCGTCGAGGGTCCAAAAAAGACACGCTGAACAGATGTGCAAACCCGAGGTGGAAACAATCTCGCCAATGGCTTGAACAAAGAAGGTTTTGTTTGACGTGTTCTGCTGTCCATCGGGCCTCCAAATTAACTTACATCATAGCTACTGTAATTACCTACGACAGCTCGGCACGGATCTCCTATACCACTTACCATACAATGTACCTACCACCTAAGTAGTAGCGTAAAGTGTGACAAGAGATCGCACAAATCAAGGGTTCGTAGGGTAGGGggtggggggggggggggggaatACACATCAACTGTGACTTCGGATTCGTTGGAAACGTCACAACGACGGACGACAAACAGTATCGGAAGTAGCGGATATGAGCATATTGTCAGTCAACCCGCACTCGGTCTGTGCCAGTGTCGCTCTGATTTGCTCCTCACACACTGCCAATTTCACACGATGCTCCAACAAGGCAGGAACGTTACCCAGCGTACTCACAATTCACAGTTCATCGACGGAGATTTCTCTCCACTGGTGAGGTATCTTTGAGTGTGTAGTACGGAGACGGAGTGGTACAATTAACCTACCCGTATTTCAGAGACAACGTCAATTACAGTAGTACTGGTTAGCAACCGACGCAGTGTTACGATTGCAGCATTCCCATGACCAGCAGTAACTCCTTATCAACCAGGCCTTGCCAGATTTTGATCCGTTCCAAGACAGCGTTGGAACTCTTCGACGTCCCGGAACATCCGAGCGATCCGATTTCAGCGTTGCGCCCTCCTTTGCTCCAAGGACCCACGACATTTCTCAAAACTTCCCCCGACGGAGCCTTTGCTTACGTTCATATTGCTGGACACGGTATTGTCCGGATCGACTTGCGGGCGAGCAACAATGGCAGCACCGCGACGGACACCAACACCGCTCCATTCtccatttccaaagaaaataCTCCTACATTCTTGTCCGATACCGCTGCTGTCCAAATGATGGACGTGTCACCACTCGGGACGTTTCTGTTGACGTGGGAGCGATACTATGCCGACAAGAAGGAACCGAATAATTTGAAAGTCTGGAACGCGGCAGACGGCCAACTCCtcgccgcctttgcccaAAAGACGTTGAAACGGGAAGGTTGGCCCTACGTGCAGTGGACTCACAACGAAGCCTACGCCTTTCTCCACACGCCCTCCGAGATTCGCATTTATACCCCCGAGTCCCTTTTGCACAATCGCTACGTTGACAATTTGCGGATTCCGGGCATCCTCACCCTCAATCTACCCCGCACACGTATCCTTTCCAGTACGGAAGCTCACAGCGCGCCTTCCTACATGTTTACCTCCTTTTGTGGTGGTACCAAGGACAAACCCGCCCGCGCATCGTTGCACGAGTACGCGCCCGGTACAGGCACCGGATCCAGCAGCGCGGCCAATCCCTATCCAGCCTTGCTATCTAAAAGCCTATTTCAGGCCGAGGAATGCGTCACGCATTGGAACCCTGCAGGCGATACGGCTCTCTTGACAATTCAAACCTCAGTGGACGCTTCGGGTCAATCCTATTACGGATCGTCGCA
This is a stretch of genomic DNA from Phaeodactylum tricornutum CCAP 1055/1 chromosome 17, whole genome shotgun sequence. It encodes these proteins:
- a CDS encoding predicted protein; its protein translation is MRAVVGTSSDIAYQSYLQRQPSPMSVKAMRSHVPTRRSRQLWILFLLGHAYSLRALTPHSKANTHSKKPMFQHALAILTMPNNSVDRIINEAILEKALPSAHKLSVVLRCQGTNKRSGTSTSPSLATLRRYVGEVYSQMWDLAMHSPQLLAQQQSQQQQSLDESSRNAASPTDFFVLPDVVVYPQNLPNAAPESWIHIQKDLDLVCSVDSMAGWISTQATGRGERYQRMHGDGLGGLDEHVQAMNSERAFRNLAPVQILHVNPSDCMTNAVVDPNVVFLDDDEETERLPKVQQQQHRKGQSKSMDQGVTCNGGADDDEECDLILGGARITQGRLFDSVAVGGTFDGLHFGHRKLLTLAMSSVHPVTGLLLVGVTVDDMLRRKRFAEYIPSLQARMEGVQDFLHRLAPGMKNNIRIVPIRDAFGPPGQPGWHFDALVLSHETLETGYALNEHRIEQGMHPLTLLCTRRTEAHGMSSTALRRRRSLQTSATASSAPTRNAAVLRQQQQQQPTRDQNNTSAAAGSSNGAKSHPHSTSVNGHDSAGRRSANPL
- a CDS encoding predicted protein, which codes for MLRRSVAGGGGSLGLPTTSANQDSKPFFRRDNHKKPDGSAASIHLTNPLVKQWKDSDTATKISYGLLLTFLLMIYSGYRTLRYNNASLWMTCHAQDCVLQISPRGWEKTTTLTFARSQLVDAETVKTSNDGVYLGSNPDLNEERRQAHNTGKNKKNTHKNKGSVGSYRGPDPEGNYITYAVVLRDDSEEARQHQAESEDGQGQAVVRLTSVKPFLDVAQDGSFRLIFRQFGITQTRRRVRTMVSKIESYIKHRRQKLVVKENASPSAFAIILMVGGLVGALLTVLIGSFWSDDESYRKQRLGQRRFAQQQKQQQLHSSPRSSLADVIAARTMPSRYEVQTAPRRTTLSTSGNKTTTTTRKRY
- a CDS encoding predicted protein → EIREQMEQEERSRAIQQAMEMLQTTETNTVESMMEKSADNGADVHFTNLDLPNLRGGGQPLLQNANITFSRGRRYGLMGRNGCGKTTLLTFMASRQMEGAVPKHMNMVLVRQEIMGNKWTAVETVLKSDVKRESLRERKRQNLQKSARKAAESSTTAQMQESKDAQRLKLNEKLGLAYQRLAQVEEEEGGDPEPRARKVLAGLGFAKEMQDKPTDELSGGWRMRVSISCALFANPSLLLLDEPTNHLDLESVLWLERYLTTTFSGTLVVVSHDRHFLNEVVTDVVHFHRSQLTTYRGDISSFEAVRDDDRLRQQRQREQQEAKRAHLQKYIDLHAQAGENGVKAARQRKSKMKKLDKLGVEEVLDDEEVILNFPDPGAFDGDIVRLEQVKFGYSAQNILLETVDLTVNLKSRIALLGRNGCGKSTLIKLAVGALQSMQGKVVIDPGAKIEYLAQHQLEQLDPDGTPLQTMVDRYPGDHSNTHIGELRRYLANFGLGGEILPVQKIHTMSGGQKCRVCLACAMYRKPHLLILDEPTNHLDLETTAALIDAIKTFQGGVLLVSHDQHLLTSVCEDLLVVENGRV
- a CDS encoding predicted protein; protein product: LWSRFDQGCTIRLLCPHKHSDSTHGLLSLLESEWTCMIGANAYLTPPSGSQGFAPHYDDIEAFCLQLEGKKRWKVYAPLQKSERLPRTSSEDYVEADLRDVEPALDVVLKPGDVLYMPRGWIHQACTIDGTDGYSLHLTVSAMQQWAWADLMELLLPEALQSAASGDSTMLRQGLPRGFLNYMGAMYDQKDTAEILEQKAEQDRTAAMDETGAIDMLDAACDQIGKRFLSDRVPPVLTHLERSMTVHESDAKVLPQTLCRMARPGSGRLVLEAGKAVLYHCADNSRVYHELPLSPMEFEMDDAPAMEQLLTTTEHDWVRVADLIHDSIEDKVGVAQALYDEGILCIQTSDM